One segment of Labrus mixtus chromosome 10, fLabMix1.1, whole genome shotgun sequence DNA contains the following:
- the neurog1 gene encoding neurogenin-1, with protein MDSVYSDIDSNSCDFFPHSDDEESRSSSASPGSSSCAAGSPQPEQPQKKRRRGRRSDGTVPVVKKNRRMKANDRERNRMHNLNDALEELRGVLPAFPDETKLTKIETLRFAHNYIWALSETIRIADLQGGKTGDAPLLLTSACLSDASSPGSSWSSSGSSSSSSSSSPPYCASSPGSPSAPEDYSYLQQDALFGFRSFVTGIY; from the coding sequence ATGGACTCCGTCTACTCCGACATCGACAGCAACAGCTGCGACTTCTTCCCGCACTCTGACGATGAGGAGTCCCGCAGCAGCTCAGCCTCCCCGGGCTCCTCCAGCTGTGCAGCCGGCTCCCCGCAGCCCGAGCAGCCGCAGAAGAAGAGGCGTCGCGGCCGCCGCAGCGACGGCACCGTGCCGGTGGTGAAGAAGAACCGGCGCATGAAGGCCAACGACCGGGAGAGAAACCGCATGCACAACCTGAATGACGCGCTGGAGGAGCTGCGCGGCGTGCTGCCCGCTTTCCCGGACGAGACCAAACTCACCAAGATCGAGACTCTACGCTTTGCGCACAACTACATCTGGGCTCTGTCAGAGACCATCCGGATCGCCGACCTGCAAGGTGGGAAAACCGGGGACGCCCCTCTGCTGCTCACCTCCGCGTGCCTCTCCGACGCCTCGAGCCCAGGTAGCTCCTGGAGCTCCAgcggctcctcctcctcctcctcctcctcctcgccgcCTTACTGCGCCTCCAGCCCGGGCAGCCCCTCAGCCCCGGAGGACTACAGCTACCTGCAGCAGGACGCGCTGTTCGGATTCCGCAGCTTCGTCACGGGCATCTACTGA